From a region of the Streptomyces tirandamycinicus genome:
- a CDS encoding riboflavin synthase, with protein sequence MFTGIVEELGEVTAVENLGDGSRFRLRGPVVTEGAKHGDSIAVNGVCLTVVETAGGEFTADVMAETLKRSSLGALAPGSPVNLERPMVADGRFGGHIVQGHVDGTGVIVERTPSEHWEVVKVSLPAELSRYVVEKGSITVDGVSLTVVDAARDHFTVSLIPTTLALTTLGSKQPGDPVNLEVDIIAKYVERMLGEGSGRAGETAE encoded by the coding sequence GTGTTCACCGGAATCGTCGAAGAGCTGGGGGAGGTCACCGCTGTGGAGAACCTCGGCGACGGCTCCCGCTTCCGACTGCGCGGCCCCGTCGTCACCGAGGGGGCCAAGCACGGCGACTCCATCGCCGTCAACGGCGTCTGCCTCACCGTCGTGGAGACCGCCGGCGGCGAGTTCACCGCCGACGTCATGGCCGAGACCCTGAAGCGCTCCAGCCTGGGCGCGCTCGCCCCCGGCTCCCCGGTCAACCTGGAGCGGCCGATGGTCGCCGACGGGCGCTTCGGAGGGCACATCGTCCAGGGGCACGTCGACGGCACGGGCGTGATCGTCGAGCGGACCCCCTCCGAGCACTGGGAGGTCGTCAAGGTCTCCCTCCCGGCGGAACTCTCCCGGTACGTCGTGGAGAAGGGCTCCATCACCGTCGACGGAGTCAGCCTCACCGTCGTCGACGCCGCCCGCGACCACTTCACCGTCAGCCTGATCCCGACCACCCTCGCGCTGACCACGCTCGGCTCCAAGCAGCCCGGCGACCCGGTCAACCTGGAGGTCGACATCATCGCCAAGTACGTCGAGCGGATGCTCGGCGAGGGCTCCGGCCGTGCGGGGGAGACCGCCGAGTGA
- the ribD gene encoding bifunctional diaminohydroxyphosphoribosylaminopyrimidine deaminase/5-amino-6-(5-phosphoribosylamino)uracil reductase RibD, producing MATAADTHAMRRAVALAARGLGSTSPNPVVGCVITDASGRRVGEGFHQRAGGPHAEIHALREAGGHARGGTAYVTLEPCNHTGRTGPCAQALTEAGIARVVYAVADPNPQATGGADTLRAAGVQVERGLLEEEAEAGNTAWLTSVRLGRPYVVWKYAATLDGRVAAADGTSRWISSPESRADVHRLRAEADAVVVGSGTARADDPHLAVRGIDGATQPLRVVLDTEARAVRPGARVLDDAAPTLVAVAEDAETGLPGVLRLPRTGRGLSVPALLEALYARGVRSVLLEGGPTLAGSFVAAGAVDRVVGYLAPVLLGAGPTALAEAGITTITEALRLDVAESVRLGPDLRITATVPKGA from the coding sequence GTCCGGGCGCCGTGTCGGCGAGGGCTTCCACCAGCGGGCCGGCGGACCCCACGCGGAGATCCACGCCCTCCGGGAAGCGGGCGGGCACGCCCGCGGCGGCACCGCGTACGTCACCCTCGAACCCTGCAACCACACCGGTCGCACCGGCCCCTGCGCCCAGGCCCTGACCGAGGCCGGGATCGCCCGGGTCGTGTACGCGGTCGCCGACCCCAACCCGCAGGCCACCGGTGGTGCCGACACCCTGCGCGCGGCCGGTGTCCAGGTCGAGCGGGGTCTTCTGGAGGAGGAGGCGGAAGCGGGCAACACCGCCTGGCTCACCTCCGTGCGCCTCGGCCGCCCCTACGTCGTCTGGAAGTACGCCGCCACCCTCGACGGCCGGGTCGCCGCCGCCGACGGGACCAGCCGCTGGATCAGCTCCCCCGAGTCCCGGGCCGACGTCCACCGGCTGCGCGCCGAGGCCGACGCGGTGGTCGTCGGCTCCGGTACCGCCCGCGCCGACGACCCCCATCTCGCGGTCCGCGGCATCGACGGCGCCACCCAGCCGCTGCGGGTGGTGCTCGACACCGAAGCCCGGGCCGTGCGGCCGGGCGCGCGCGTCCTGGACGACGCCGCTCCCACCCTCGTCGCCGTCGCCGAGGACGCCGAGACCGGCCTCCCCGGCGTTCTCCGGCTGCCCCGGACCGGCCGCGGGCTGTCCGTGCCCGCCCTCCTCGAAGCGCTGTACGCGCGCGGAGTCCGGTCCGTGCTCCTCGAGGGCGGCCCCACCCTCGCCGGGTCCTTCGTCGCCGCGGGCGCCGTCGACCGGGTTGTCGGCTACCTCGCCCCCGTACTGCTCGGCGCGGGCCCCACGGCCCTCGCCGAGGCCGGAATCACCACCATCACCGAGGCGTTGCGGCTCGACGTGGCTGAGTCGGTGCGTCTCGGCCCCGATCTGCGCATCACCGCCACCGTCCCCAAGGGAGCCTGA